One genomic segment of Linepithema humile isolate Giens D197 chromosome 5, Lhum_UNIL_v1.0, whole genome shotgun sequence includes these proteins:
- the LOC105678123 gene encoding probable phosphorylase b kinase regulatory subunit alpha isoform X3 translates to MRSRSNSGVRLDYYQRIVHKIIMNHQNPVTGLFPASPDNDHAWVRDNIYCILAVWGLSMAYKKIADADEDRAKTYELEQSCVKLMRGLLMAMMQQKGKVEKFKSTQNPHDALHAKYSSVNGQSVVGDAEWGHLQIDAISLYLLILAQMTASGLQIVFNLDEVAFIQNLVFYIESAYCTPDYGIWERGDKTNHGLPELNASSIGMAKAAMEAMNELDLFGARGGPTSVIHVLADEAQKCQAVLQSMLPRESNSKELDSGLLSIISFPAFAVDEPNLIHETREAVIKKLQGRYGCKRFLRDGYKTPKEDMNRLYYEPWELRMFENIECEWPLFFCYLILDYCFQGNKEAVEMCTKQLEEVMIKTDDGMKLVPELYSVAPKDVSAEYAEPGSQSRIALGRCPFMWAQSLYILGKLLQEGFLAVGELDPLNRRLCSEKKPDVVVQVVILAEDSEIREKIAQHDIHVQTIAEVAPIEVQPAKVLSHLYTYLGRNKKLGLSGRKSRDVGILSTSKLYALQDKIFAFTPQLTDMTRFYIASDYELMIDIFKGEINFLKSSWQNMLGRPLVVMPLKNIHLDQGKIPLAMITTMKKLKSGYINGTRVSLGNLNDFLSTSCITNLSFLGSSEDGRPDKLNPQIQQYLEEHLMRSFPHRTGLLNKHGPIRAGKNLRRKMSVKGAIKKTRSIAVELTDTTLNSINAIQPVMIERTPSPTDELLLWKNSPKTKHRSISETQYAETEVEELLSMLRETESLEEQGDILQYIVDSKGLQFDTGVLEEGHPVLVKDLLKSLYEKACQQKMWGIVRHSAGMLGKRVEDLAKAVTDLLVRQKQVTVGMPPTNEHTIVAPLPENELRTLIHQAYGDDESTAMLTQELIVYLAMFIRTEPQLFLEMLRLRVGLIIQVMATELSRTLKCSGEEASEHLLNLSPFEMKNLLHHIMSGKEFAISSVGRGNFSIISCKSNRVSKKSQIGGFLAADQNPDVAEAEADRQGQWLRRRRLDGALNRVPRDFYPRVWQVLEKCNGLAIEGRVLSQNLTQEMTSGELKFALAVETVLNTIPQPEYRQLVVEALMVLTLVTEYNVVPSLGGLIQVENLVHKANSIFLEDQMAIDGDATLCCAKPKEQRELTDLGMPLCGGAAYICQHFYDSAPSGSFGTMTYITRAIAVTLDCLPKDGDLECSIS, encoded by the exons ATGCGTAGCAGAAGCAACTCCGGCGTCCGTTTGGACTATTATCAACGGATCgtccataaaataattatgaaccATCAGAACCCTGTCACAGGACTCTTTCCTGCAAGTCCTGATAACGATCATGCCTGGGTACGCGACAATATTTACTGTATACTTGCCGTATGGGGTCTGTCAATggcgtataaaaaaatagctgACGCTGATGAAGACAGAGCAAAGACTTATGAACTCGAGCAGAGTTGCGTAAAGCTAATGAGAGGTTTGCTGATGGCAATGATGCAACAGAAAGGAAAAGTGGAGAAGTTCAAATCCACTCAAAATCCACATGATGCGTTGCATGCAAAGTACAGCTCAGTCAATGGCCAAAGTGTTGTTGGGGATGCTGAGTGGGGACATCTTCAAATTGATGCGATTTCTTTGTACCTTCTAATTTTGGCCCAAATGACAGCCTCTGGCTTACAGATTGTCTTCAATTTGGATGAG GTGGCCTTTATTCAAAACTTGGTATTTTACATCGAATCTGCTTACTGCACTCCAGATTATGGAATTTGGGAGAGAGGAGATAAAACAAATCATGGCTTGCCGGAGTTAAACGCAAGCAGTATCGGAATGGCCAAAGCTGCGATGGAAGCGATGAATGAATTGGATTTGTTTGGTGCGAGAGGTGGACCCACCTCGGTCATTCATGTTTTGGCCGACGAGGCGCAGAAGTGTCAAGCGGTTCTGCAATCCATGCTGCCCAGAGAATCAAACTCTAAAGAATTAGACAGCGGCCTGCTATCCATCATAAGTTTCCCCGCGTTTGCAGTGGACGAGCCTAATCTAATTCACGAGACACGCGAAGCTGTTATCAAGAAGTTGCAAGGGCGTTATGGttgtaaaagatttttgaGGGATGGATATAAAACACCGAAGGAAGATATGAACAG ATTGTATTATGAGCCGTGGGAGCTTCGTATGTTTGAGAATATTGAATGCGAATGGCCGCTgtttttctgttatttaatattggacTACTGCTTCCAAGGCAATAAGGAAGCAGTTGAGATGTGCACCAAACAGTTGGAGGAAGTAATGATCAAAACGGATGACGGTATGAAATTAGTACCTGAATTATATTCCGTCGCACCTAAAGATGTATCGGCGGAGTACGCCGAACCTGGTAGTCAAAGTCGAATAGCTTTAGGCAGATGTCCATTTATGTGGGCGCaatctctttatattttaggaaaattGCTGCAAGAG gGATTTCTTGCGGTTGGCGAGTTAGATCCGTTAAACAGGCGACTGTGCAGTGAGAAAAAGCCGGACGTAGTTGTGCAAGTAGTTATCTTAGCAGAGGACTCGGAAATCAGGGAGAAAATTGCACAGCACGATATTCACGTGCAGACAATTGCAGAGGTTGCACCGATCGAGGTGCAACCTGCGAAGGTTCTCAGCCATCTGTACACATATTTAG GACGCAACAAGAAATTGGGCTTGTCGGGACGCAAGTCGAGAGACGTCGGAATTCTCAGCACTAGTAAACTGTACGCCTTGCAAGATAAGATATTTGCGTTCACGCCGCAA TTGACAGATATGACCCGCTTCTACATCGCATCGGACTATGAGCTCATGATTGACATATTCAAaggtgaaattaatttcttgaagTCTAGTTGGCAGAATATGTTGGGTCGGCCCCTAGTGGTCATGCCCCTCAAGAACATTCATCTAG ATCAAGGTAAAATACCGTTAGCCATGATAACCACCATGAAGAAGCTTAAGAGCGGCTACATTAATGGCACTAGAGTGTCGTTGGGAAATTTGAACGATTTTTTGAGCACGTCGTGCATTACGAATCTCAGCTTTTTGGGAAGCTCTGAAGACGGTCGTCCTGACAAACTAAATCCTCAG ATTCAACAATATTTGGAGGAACATCTAATGCGGTCGTTCCCTCATCGTACAGGACTTCTTAACAAGCACGGCCCAATACGTGCGGGGAAAAATCTGCGACGTAAAATGTCTGTGAAAGGCGCGATAAAAAAGACACGATCCATAGCTGTCGAGC TGACAGATACCACTTTGAACTCTATCAATGCCATCCAACCGGTGATGATTGAACGCACGCCGTCGCCAACGGACGAACTGCTGTTGTGGAAAAACTCTCCTAAAACCAAACACAGATCAATTTCGGAGACTCAGTACGCCGAGACTGAAGTGGAGGAACTGCTGTCTATGCTGCGCGAAACCGAGAGTCTCGAAGAGCAAGGAGATATCCTTCAGTATATC GTGGACTCGAAGGGACTGCAGTTCGACACAGGCGTGTTGGAAGAAGGACATCCCGTTCTGGTGAAGGATCTACTAAAGAGTCTCTATGAAAAGGCTTGCCAGCAGAAAATGTGGGGCATCGTGCGACACAGCGCCGGCATGCTGGGCAAAAGGGTGGAGGATTTGGCGAAAGCGGTCACCGATTTGCTGGTGCGTCAAAAGCAAGTCACCGTCGGCATGCCGCCGACCAACGAGCACACGATAGTCGCACCGCTGCCCGAGAACGAGCTGCGAACTCTGATCCATCAGGCGTACGGTGACGACGAATCAACCGCCATGCTGACGCAGGAGCTGATCGTCTACCTGGCGATGTTTATCAGAACGGAGCCGCAACTGTTTCTCGAGATGCTGCGACTGCGCGTCGGCCTGATCATCCAAGTTATGGCAACCGAACTGTCGCGCACCTTAAAGTGCAGCGGTGAAGAAGCTTCGGAGCATCTGCTGAATCTGTCTCCCTTTGAAATGAAGAATTTGCTGCATCATATTATGAGTGGAAAAGAATTTGCCATCAGTAGCG TCGGTCGCGGCAACTTTTCCATTATCAGCTGCAAGTCAAACAGAGTCAGCAag AAATCTCAAATCGGTGGCTTCTTAGCCGCTGATCAAAATCCCGATGTTGCCGAGGCAGAAGCAGATCGACAAGGCCAGTGGTTACGAAGACGACGATTAGACGGTGCGCTAAATAGAGTACCGAGAGATTTCTATCCGCGTGTGTGGCAAGTACTTGAAaag TGTAACGGCTTAGCGATTGAAGGAAGAGTGCTGTCACAAAATCTCACGCAGGAAATGACATCTGGCGAGTTGAAATTTGCATTAGCTGTAGAAACCGTTTTGAACACGATACCACAGCCGGAATATCGTCAACTTGTTGTTGAGGCCTTGATGGTGTTAACATTAGTGACCGAATACAACGTCGTGCCATCATTGGGTGGTCTGATTCAAGTCGAAAATTTAGTGCATAAAGCAAACTCTATTTTCTTGGAAGATCAG ATGGCTATTGATGGCGACGCAACATTATGTTGTGCAAAACCAAAGGAGCAACGTGAACTGACAGATTTGGGAATGCCACTGTGTGGTGGAGCAGCATATATTTGCCAACATTTTTATGATTCTGCACCCAGTGGAAGTTTTGGAACAATGACATATATTACGAGGGCTATCGCCGTGACGCTGGATTGTTTGCCAAAAGATGGTGACTTAGAATGCTCAATCTCGTAG
- the LOC105678123 gene encoding probable phosphorylase b kinase regulatory subunit alpha isoform X2, translating into MRSRSNSGVRLDYYQRIVHKIIMNHQNPVTGLFPASPDNDHAWVRDNIYCILAVWGLSMAYKKIADADEDRAKTYELEQSCVKLMRGLLMAMMQQKGKVEKFKSTQNPHDALHAKYSSVNGQSVVGDAEWGHLQIDAISLYLLILAQMTASGLQIVFNLDEVAFIQNLVFYIESAYCTPDYGIWERGDKTNHGLPELNASSIGMAKAAMEAMNELDLFGARGGPTSVIHVLADEAQKCQAVLQSMLPRESNSKELDSGLLSIISFPAFAVDEPNLIHETREAVIKKLQGRYGCKRFLRDGYKTPKEDMNRLYYEPWELRMFENIECEWPLFFCYLILDYCFQGNKEAVEMCTKQLEEVMIKTDDGMKLVPELYSVAPKDVSAEYAEPGSQSRIALGRCPFMWAQSLYILGKLLQEGFLAVGELDPLNRRLCSEKKPDVVVQVVILAEDSEIREKIAQHDIHVQTIAEVAPIEVQPAKVLSHLYTYLGRNKKLGLSGRKSRDVGILSTSKLYALQDKIFAFTPQLTDMTRFYIASDYELMIDIFKGEINFLKSSWQNMLGRPLVVMPLKNIHLDQGKIPLAMITTMKKLKSGYINGTRVSLGNLNDFLSTSCITNLSFLGSSEDGRPDKLNPQIQQYLEEHLMRSFPHRTGLLNKHGPIRAGKNLRRKMSVKGAIKKTRSIAVEPEILGMAGEDRRHSLNLIAHPFIEVTDTTLNSINAIQPVMIERTPSPTDELLLWKNSPKTKHRSISETQYAETEVEELLSMLRETESLEEQGDILQYIVDSKGLQFDTGVLEEGHPVLVKDLLKSLYEKACQQKMWGIVRHSAGMLGKRVEDLAKAVTDLLVRQKQVTVGMPPTNEHTIVAPLPENELRTLIHQAYGDDESTAMLTQELIVYLAMFIRTEPQLFLEMLRLRVGLIIQVMATELSRTLKCSGEEASEHLLNLSPFEMKNLLHHIMSGKEFAISSVGRGNFSIISCKSNRVSKKSQIGGFLAADQNPDVAEAEADRQGQWLRRRRLDGALNRVPRDFYPRVWQVLEKCNGLAIEGRVLSQNLTQEMTSGELKFALAVETVLNTIPQPEYRQLVVEALMVLTLVTEYNVVPSLGGLIQVENLVHKANSIFLEDQMAIDGDATLCCAKPKEQRELTDLGMPLCGGAAYICQHFYDSAPSGSFGTMTYITRAIAVTLDCLPKDGDLECSIS; encoded by the exons ATGCGTAGCAGAAGCAACTCCGGCGTCCGTTTGGACTATTATCAACGGATCgtccataaaataattatgaaccATCAGAACCCTGTCACAGGACTCTTTCCTGCAAGTCCTGATAACGATCATGCCTGGGTACGCGACAATATTTACTGTATACTTGCCGTATGGGGTCTGTCAATggcgtataaaaaaatagctgACGCTGATGAAGACAGAGCAAAGACTTATGAACTCGAGCAGAGTTGCGTAAAGCTAATGAGAGGTTTGCTGATGGCAATGATGCAACAGAAAGGAAAAGTGGAGAAGTTCAAATCCACTCAAAATCCACATGATGCGTTGCATGCAAAGTACAGCTCAGTCAATGGCCAAAGTGTTGTTGGGGATGCTGAGTGGGGACATCTTCAAATTGATGCGATTTCTTTGTACCTTCTAATTTTGGCCCAAATGACAGCCTCTGGCTTACAGATTGTCTTCAATTTGGATGAG GTGGCCTTTATTCAAAACTTGGTATTTTACATCGAATCTGCTTACTGCACTCCAGATTATGGAATTTGGGAGAGAGGAGATAAAACAAATCATGGCTTGCCGGAGTTAAACGCAAGCAGTATCGGAATGGCCAAAGCTGCGATGGAAGCGATGAATGAATTGGATTTGTTTGGTGCGAGAGGTGGACCCACCTCGGTCATTCATGTTTTGGCCGACGAGGCGCAGAAGTGTCAAGCGGTTCTGCAATCCATGCTGCCCAGAGAATCAAACTCTAAAGAATTAGACAGCGGCCTGCTATCCATCATAAGTTTCCCCGCGTTTGCAGTGGACGAGCCTAATCTAATTCACGAGACACGCGAAGCTGTTATCAAGAAGTTGCAAGGGCGTTATGGttgtaaaagatttttgaGGGATGGATATAAAACACCGAAGGAAGATATGAACAG ATTGTATTATGAGCCGTGGGAGCTTCGTATGTTTGAGAATATTGAATGCGAATGGCCGCTgtttttctgttatttaatattggacTACTGCTTCCAAGGCAATAAGGAAGCAGTTGAGATGTGCACCAAACAGTTGGAGGAAGTAATGATCAAAACGGATGACGGTATGAAATTAGTACCTGAATTATATTCCGTCGCACCTAAAGATGTATCGGCGGAGTACGCCGAACCTGGTAGTCAAAGTCGAATAGCTTTAGGCAGATGTCCATTTATGTGGGCGCaatctctttatattttaggaaaattGCTGCAAGAG gGATTTCTTGCGGTTGGCGAGTTAGATCCGTTAAACAGGCGACTGTGCAGTGAGAAAAAGCCGGACGTAGTTGTGCAAGTAGTTATCTTAGCAGAGGACTCGGAAATCAGGGAGAAAATTGCACAGCACGATATTCACGTGCAGACAATTGCAGAGGTTGCACCGATCGAGGTGCAACCTGCGAAGGTTCTCAGCCATCTGTACACATATTTAG GACGCAACAAGAAATTGGGCTTGTCGGGACGCAAGTCGAGAGACGTCGGAATTCTCAGCACTAGTAAACTGTACGCCTTGCAAGATAAGATATTTGCGTTCACGCCGCAA TTGACAGATATGACCCGCTTCTACATCGCATCGGACTATGAGCTCATGATTGACATATTCAAaggtgaaattaatttcttgaagTCTAGTTGGCAGAATATGTTGGGTCGGCCCCTAGTGGTCATGCCCCTCAAGAACATTCATCTAG ATCAAGGTAAAATACCGTTAGCCATGATAACCACCATGAAGAAGCTTAAGAGCGGCTACATTAATGGCACTAGAGTGTCGTTGGGAAATTTGAACGATTTTTTGAGCACGTCGTGCATTACGAATCTCAGCTTTTTGGGAAGCTCTGAAGACGGTCGTCCTGACAAACTAAATCCTCAG ATTCAACAATATTTGGAGGAACATCTAATGCGGTCGTTCCCTCATCGTACAGGACTTCTTAACAAGCACGGCCCAATACGTGCGGGGAAAAATCTGCGACGTAAAATGTCTGTGAAAGGCGCGATAAAAAAGACACGATCCATAGCTGTCGAGC CCGAGATTCTTGGAATGGCAGGGGAAGACCGTAGACATTCTCTCAATCTAATTGCACATCCGTTTATTGAAGTGACAGATACCACTTTGAACTCTATCAATGCCATCCAACCGGTGATGATTGAACGCACGCCGTCGCCAACGGACGAACTGCTGTTGTGGAAAAACTCTCCTAAAACCAAACACAGATCAATTTCGGAGACTCAGTACGCCGAGACTGAAGTGGAGGAACTGCTGTCTATGCTGCGCGAAACCGAGAGTCTCGAAGAGCAAGGAGATATCCTTCAGTATATC GTGGACTCGAAGGGACTGCAGTTCGACACAGGCGTGTTGGAAGAAGGACATCCCGTTCTGGTGAAGGATCTACTAAAGAGTCTCTATGAAAAGGCTTGCCAGCAGAAAATGTGGGGCATCGTGCGACACAGCGCCGGCATGCTGGGCAAAAGGGTGGAGGATTTGGCGAAAGCGGTCACCGATTTGCTGGTGCGTCAAAAGCAAGTCACCGTCGGCATGCCGCCGACCAACGAGCACACGATAGTCGCACCGCTGCCCGAGAACGAGCTGCGAACTCTGATCCATCAGGCGTACGGTGACGACGAATCAACCGCCATGCTGACGCAGGAGCTGATCGTCTACCTGGCGATGTTTATCAGAACGGAGCCGCAACTGTTTCTCGAGATGCTGCGACTGCGCGTCGGCCTGATCATCCAAGTTATGGCAACCGAACTGTCGCGCACCTTAAAGTGCAGCGGTGAAGAAGCTTCGGAGCATCTGCTGAATCTGTCTCCCTTTGAAATGAAGAATTTGCTGCATCATATTATGAGTGGAAAAGAATTTGCCATCAGTAGCG TCGGTCGCGGCAACTTTTCCATTATCAGCTGCAAGTCAAACAGAGTCAGCAag AAATCTCAAATCGGTGGCTTCTTAGCCGCTGATCAAAATCCCGATGTTGCCGAGGCAGAAGCAGATCGACAAGGCCAGTGGTTACGAAGACGACGATTAGACGGTGCGCTAAATAGAGTACCGAGAGATTTCTATCCGCGTGTGTGGCAAGTACTTGAAaag TGTAACGGCTTAGCGATTGAAGGAAGAGTGCTGTCACAAAATCTCACGCAGGAAATGACATCTGGCGAGTTGAAATTTGCATTAGCTGTAGAAACCGTTTTGAACACGATACCACAGCCGGAATATCGTCAACTTGTTGTTGAGGCCTTGATGGTGTTAACATTAGTGACCGAATACAACGTCGTGCCATCATTGGGTGGTCTGATTCAAGTCGAAAATTTAGTGCATAAAGCAAACTCTATTTTCTTGGAAGATCAG ATGGCTATTGATGGCGACGCAACATTATGTTGTGCAAAACCAAAGGAGCAACGTGAACTGACAGATTTGGGAATGCCACTGTGTGGTGGAGCAGCATATATTTGCCAACATTTTTATGATTCTGCACCCAGTGGAAGTTTTGGAACAATGACATATATTACGAGGGCTATCGCCGTGACGCTGGATTGTTTGCCAAAAGATGGTGACTTAGAATGCTCAATCTCGTAG
- the LOC105678123 gene encoding probable phosphorylase b kinase regulatory subunit alpha isoform X1: MRSRSNSGVRLDYYQRIVHKIIMNHQNPVTGLFPASPDNDHAWVRDNIYCILAVWGLSMAYKKIADADEDRAKTYELEQSCVKLMRGLLMAMMQQKGKVEKFKSTQNPHDALHAKYSSVNGQSVVGDAEWGHLQIDAISLYLLILAQMTASGLQIVFNLDEVAFIQNLVFYIESAYCTPDYGIWERGDKTNHGLPELNASSIGMAKAAMEAMNELDLFGARGGPTSVIHVLADEAQKCQAVLQSMLPRESNSKELDSGLLSIISFPAFAVDEPNLIHETREAVIKKLQGRYGCKRFLRDGYKTPKEDMNRLYYEPWELRMFENIECEWPLFFCYLILDYCFQGNKEAVEMCTKQLEEVMIKTDDGMKLVPELYSVAPKDVSAEYAEPGSQSRIALGRCPFMWAQSLYILGKLLQEGFLAVGELDPLNRRLCSEKKPDVVVQVVILAEDSEIREKIAQHDIHVQTIAEVAPIEVQPAKVLSHLYTYLGRNKKLGLSGRKSRDVGILSTSKLYALQDKIFAFTPQNFDTEEYYTTNDGDLLVNTFTTTLAFLKINWKQMLGRPTITLVATHNHLDQGKIPLAMITTMKKLKSGYINGTRVSLGNLNDFLSTSCITNLSFLGSSEDGRPDKLNPQIQQYLEEHLMRSFPHRTGLLNKHGPIRAGKNLRRKMSVKGAIKKTRSIAVEPEILGMAGEDRRHSLNLIAHPFIEVTDTTLNSINAIQPVMIERTPSPTDELLLWKNSPKTKHRSISETQYAETEVEELLSMLRETESLEEQGDILQYIVDSKGLQFDTGVLEEGHPVLVKDLLKSLYEKACQQKMWGIVRHSAGMLGKRVEDLAKAVTDLLVRQKQVTVGMPPTNEHTIVAPLPENELRTLIHQAYGDDESTAMLTQELIVYLAMFIRTEPQLFLEMLRLRVGLIIQVMATELSRTLKCSGEEASEHLLNLSPFEMKNLLHHIMSGKEFAISSVGRGNFSIISCKSNRVSKKSQIGGFLAADQNPDVAEAEADRQGQWLRRRRLDGALNRVPRDFYPRVWQVLEKCNGLAIEGRVLSQNLTQEMTSGELKFALAVETVLNTIPQPEYRQLVVEALMVLTLVTEYNVVPSLGGLIQVENLVHKANSIFLEDQMAIDGDATLCCAKPKEQRELTDLGMPLCGGAAYICQHFYDSAPSGSFGTMTYITRAIAVTLDCLPKDGDLECSIS; this comes from the exons ATGCGTAGCAGAAGCAACTCCGGCGTCCGTTTGGACTATTATCAACGGATCgtccataaaataattatgaaccATCAGAACCCTGTCACAGGACTCTTTCCTGCAAGTCCTGATAACGATCATGCCTGGGTACGCGACAATATTTACTGTATACTTGCCGTATGGGGTCTGTCAATggcgtataaaaaaatagctgACGCTGATGAAGACAGAGCAAAGACTTATGAACTCGAGCAGAGTTGCGTAAAGCTAATGAGAGGTTTGCTGATGGCAATGATGCAACAGAAAGGAAAAGTGGAGAAGTTCAAATCCACTCAAAATCCACATGATGCGTTGCATGCAAAGTACAGCTCAGTCAATGGCCAAAGTGTTGTTGGGGATGCTGAGTGGGGACATCTTCAAATTGATGCGATTTCTTTGTACCTTCTAATTTTGGCCCAAATGACAGCCTCTGGCTTACAGATTGTCTTCAATTTGGATGAG GTGGCCTTTATTCAAAACTTGGTATTTTACATCGAATCTGCTTACTGCACTCCAGATTATGGAATTTGGGAGAGAGGAGATAAAACAAATCATGGCTTGCCGGAGTTAAACGCAAGCAGTATCGGAATGGCCAAAGCTGCGATGGAAGCGATGAATGAATTGGATTTGTTTGGTGCGAGAGGTGGACCCACCTCGGTCATTCATGTTTTGGCCGACGAGGCGCAGAAGTGTCAAGCGGTTCTGCAATCCATGCTGCCCAGAGAATCAAACTCTAAAGAATTAGACAGCGGCCTGCTATCCATCATAAGTTTCCCCGCGTTTGCAGTGGACGAGCCTAATCTAATTCACGAGACACGCGAAGCTGTTATCAAGAAGTTGCAAGGGCGTTATGGttgtaaaagatttttgaGGGATGGATATAAAACACCGAAGGAAGATATGAACAG ATTGTATTATGAGCCGTGGGAGCTTCGTATGTTTGAGAATATTGAATGCGAATGGCCGCTgtttttctgttatttaatattggacTACTGCTTCCAAGGCAATAAGGAAGCAGTTGAGATGTGCACCAAACAGTTGGAGGAAGTAATGATCAAAACGGATGACGGTATGAAATTAGTACCTGAATTATATTCCGTCGCACCTAAAGATGTATCGGCGGAGTACGCCGAACCTGGTAGTCAAAGTCGAATAGCTTTAGGCAGATGTCCATTTATGTGGGCGCaatctctttatattttaggaaaattGCTGCAAGAG gGATTTCTTGCGGTTGGCGAGTTAGATCCGTTAAACAGGCGACTGTGCAGTGAGAAAAAGCCGGACGTAGTTGTGCAAGTAGTTATCTTAGCAGAGGACTCGGAAATCAGGGAGAAAATTGCACAGCACGATATTCACGTGCAGACAATTGCAGAGGTTGCACCGATCGAGGTGCAACCTGCGAAGGTTCTCAGCCATCTGTACACATATTTAG GACGCAACAAGAAATTGGGCTTGTCGGGACGCAAGTCGAGAGACGTCGGAATTCTCAGCACTAGTAAACTGTACGCCTTGCAAGATAAGATATTTGCGTTCACGCCGCAA AACTTTGACACGGAGGAGTACTACACGACAAACGACGGCGACCTGCTTGTCAACACTTTCACAACCACTTTGGCCTTCCTCAAAATCAACTGGAAGCAAATGCTCGGCAGACCAACTATAACCCTTGTTGCTACTCATAATCATTTAG ATCAAGGTAAAATACCGTTAGCCATGATAACCACCATGAAGAAGCTTAAGAGCGGCTACATTAATGGCACTAGAGTGTCGTTGGGAAATTTGAACGATTTTTTGAGCACGTCGTGCATTACGAATCTCAGCTTTTTGGGAAGCTCTGAAGACGGTCGTCCTGACAAACTAAATCCTCAG ATTCAACAATATTTGGAGGAACATCTAATGCGGTCGTTCCCTCATCGTACAGGACTTCTTAACAAGCACGGCCCAATACGTGCGGGGAAAAATCTGCGACGTAAAATGTCTGTGAAAGGCGCGATAAAAAAGACACGATCCATAGCTGTCGAGC CCGAGATTCTTGGAATGGCAGGGGAAGACCGTAGACATTCTCTCAATCTAATTGCACATCCGTTTATTGAAGTGACAGATACCACTTTGAACTCTATCAATGCCATCCAACCGGTGATGATTGAACGCACGCCGTCGCCAACGGACGAACTGCTGTTGTGGAAAAACTCTCCTAAAACCAAACACAGATCAATTTCGGAGACTCAGTACGCCGAGACTGAAGTGGAGGAACTGCTGTCTATGCTGCGCGAAACCGAGAGTCTCGAAGAGCAAGGAGATATCCTTCAGTATATC GTGGACTCGAAGGGACTGCAGTTCGACACAGGCGTGTTGGAAGAAGGACATCCCGTTCTGGTGAAGGATCTACTAAAGAGTCTCTATGAAAAGGCTTGCCAGCAGAAAATGTGGGGCATCGTGCGACACAGCGCCGGCATGCTGGGCAAAAGGGTGGAGGATTTGGCGAAAGCGGTCACCGATTTGCTGGTGCGTCAAAAGCAAGTCACCGTCGGCATGCCGCCGACCAACGAGCACACGATAGTCGCACCGCTGCCCGAGAACGAGCTGCGAACTCTGATCCATCAGGCGTACGGTGACGACGAATCAACCGCCATGCTGACGCAGGAGCTGATCGTCTACCTGGCGATGTTTATCAGAACGGAGCCGCAACTGTTTCTCGAGATGCTGCGACTGCGCGTCGGCCTGATCATCCAAGTTATGGCAACCGAACTGTCGCGCACCTTAAAGTGCAGCGGTGAAGAAGCTTCGGAGCATCTGCTGAATCTGTCTCCCTTTGAAATGAAGAATTTGCTGCATCATATTATGAGTGGAAAAGAATTTGCCATCAGTAGCG TCGGTCGCGGCAACTTTTCCATTATCAGCTGCAAGTCAAACAGAGTCAGCAag AAATCTCAAATCGGTGGCTTCTTAGCCGCTGATCAAAATCCCGATGTTGCCGAGGCAGAAGCAGATCGACAAGGCCAGTGGTTACGAAGACGACGATTAGACGGTGCGCTAAATAGAGTACCGAGAGATTTCTATCCGCGTGTGTGGCAAGTACTTGAAaag TGTAACGGCTTAGCGATTGAAGGAAGAGTGCTGTCACAAAATCTCACGCAGGAAATGACATCTGGCGAGTTGAAATTTGCATTAGCTGTAGAAACCGTTTTGAACACGATACCACAGCCGGAATATCGTCAACTTGTTGTTGAGGCCTTGATGGTGTTAACATTAGTGACCGAATACAACGTCGTGCCATCATTGGGTGGTCTGATTCAAGTCGAAAATTTAGTGCATAAAGCAAACTCTATTTTCTTGGAAGATCAG ATGGCTATTGATGGCGACGCAACATTATGTTGTGCAAAACCAAAGGAGCAACGTGAACTGACAGATTTGGGAATGCCACTGTGTGGTGGAGCAGCATATATTTGCCAACATTTTTATGATTCTGCACCCAGTGGAAGTTTTGGAACAATGACATATATTACGAGGGCTATCGCCGTGACGCTGGATTGTTTGCCAAAAGATGGTGACTTAGAATGCTCAATCTCGTAG